In Halovivax gelatinilyticus, the following are encoded in one genomic region:
- the phoU gene encoding phosphate signaling complex protein PhoU encodes MARTSYQEQLTQLREEVCYMGEVVMERFRMGLDALDRKDERLAREVIEGDYEVNQMYLDLEQECIDLLALQQPVASDLRFIAASFKIITDLERIADLAVNLGEYTIDAERDRFPDVDIQEMGAATLQMVDDAVQAYDTEDVDACRELASRDDDVDHFAERASEIVVRDLIERELDSPDEVEVLLQDVSRLLLTIRDLERVGDHAVNIAARTLYMVENDDELIY; translated from the coding sequence ATGGCCAGAACGTCCTACCAGGAGCAACTGACCCAGCTCCGCGAGGAAGTCTGCTACATGGGCGAGGTCGTCATGGAGCGATTTCGCATGGGGCTCGACGCGCTCGACCGCAAGGACGAGCGCCTCGCTCGCGAGGTGATCGAGGGCGACTACGAGGTAAACCAAATGTACCTCGACTTAGAACAGGAGTGCATCGACTTACTGGCGCTCCAGCAACCCGTCGCGAGCGACCTGCGCTTTATCGCCGCCTCGTTCAAGATCATCACGGACCTAGAACGCATCGCCGACCTCGCCGTCAACTTAGGCGAGTACACCATCGACGCCGAGCGGGACCGCTTTCCCGACGTCGACATCCAGGAGATGGGCGCGGCAACGCTCCAGATGGTCGACGACGCGGTCCAGGCCTACGACACCGAAGACGTCGATGCCTGTCGCGAACTCGCCTCGCGCGACGATGACGTCGACCACTTCGCCGAGCGCGCGAGCGAGATCGTCGTCCGCGATCTGATCGAGCGCGAACTCGACTCTCCCGATGAGGTCGAAGTCCTCCTCCAGGACGTCTCCCGACTCCTGCTCACGATCCGCGATCTGGAGCGCGTCGGCGACCACGCCGTCAACATCGCCGCTCGCACCCTCTACATGGTCGAGAACGACGACGAACTGATCTACTGA
- a CDS encoding ABC transporter ATP-binding protein translates to MTAIETERLTKRFGDTVALDGLDLAVEEGEIFGFLGPNGAGKSTTINLLLDFMRPTEGRASVLGMDAHRESRAIRSRVGVLAEGIDLYGRLTGRRHLELAIEWSGGDETPAELIDRVELSIDDANRTVGGYSKGMKQRLAIGMVLAGSPDLLIFDEPSSGLDPNGIRTMRELVREEADRGATVFFSSHDLGQVESVCDRVGILNDGELVTVDTVDGLREAIGARAELYLRLRDEPTVDLQSVEGVADVSFDDGRLRVTCDDPRAKARAIGRLLDAGVEVLDVDASSVSLEDVFAAYTNDEIELVHEDEPGDTGGRLSGVFG, encoded by the coding sequence ATGACCGCAATCGAGACCGAACGATTGACGAAGCGATTCGGCGACACGGTCGCGCTCGACGGACTCGACCTCGCCGTCGAAGAGGGCGAGATCTTCGGCTTTCTGGGTCCGAACGGGGCGGGGAAGTCGACGACCATAAACTTGCTTCTGGACTTTATGCGGCCGACGGAAGGCCGGGCGTCCGTTCTCGGAATGGACGCCCACCGGGAGAGCCGAGCGATCCGATCGCGCGTCGGCGTTCTCGCCGAGGGAATCGACCTCTACGGTCGACTCACCGGTCGGCGCCACCTCGAACTGGCGATCGAGTGGTCCGGCGGCGACGAAACGCCGGCGGAACTCATAGACCGGGTCGAGCTATCGATCGACGACGCAAATCGCACGGTCGGCGGCTATTCGAAGGGCATGAAACAACGGCTGGCGATCGGAATGGTACTCGCTGGCTCACCCGACCTGCTGATCTTCGACGAACCCTCGTCCGGACTCGATCCGAACGGGATCCGAACCATGCGCGAACTCGTCCGCGAGGAGGCAGACCGCGGCGCGACCGTCTTCTTCTCGAGTCACGACCTCGGGCAGGTCGAGTCCGTCTGCGACCGCGTGGGAATTCTGAACGACGGCGAGTTGGTGACAGTCGACACGGTTGACGGGTTGCGAGAGGCGATCGGCGCCCGGGCAGAGCTCTACTTGCGCCTCCGTGACGAACCGACCGTCGACCTTCAGTCGGTCGAGGGTGTCGCAGACGTCTCATTCGACGACGGTCGACTCCGCGTGACGTGCGACGATCCGCGAGCGAAGGCTCGAGCGATCGGCCGGCTCCTCGACGCCGGAGTCGAGGTGCTCGACGTCGACGCCTCGTCGGTCTCGCTCGAAGACGTCTTCGCAGCCTACACGAACGACGAGATCGAACTGGTCCACGAAGACGAACCAGGCGACACCGGCGGTCGGCTCTCGGGGGTGTTCGGATGA
- a CDS encoding ABC transporter permease, translating to MSLTWRDVARKDFENVVRSKLLWALTAGFVGLLAFFLVVGYVSGDADEGSMTEILAGMGQFSIFFIPLIALIAGYMAVVGERQSGSLRVLLSYPFSRSDVLVGKVVGRSVVVAAAILAGFLVVTALGVPLAGDFPALTLALVTLLTVLLGVTFTAVAVGVSAATKTRGTALAWVVGIFFLLLVMWEAVAVGLYYLVHGTRPGLQAEPWYFLLQQANPLEAFRIALGEITDSYVWPMVQLGLEDVPMGEIDPEALQTESRVEGSLPFYLQPWFSVLSFLVWMAVPLLIGYRRFRAADLE from the coding sequence ATGAGTCTTACGTGGCGCGACGTCGCACGGAAGGACTTCGAAAACGTCGTCCGATCGAAGCTGCTGTGGGCGCTCACCGCCGGGTTCGTCGGCCTGCTCGCGTTCTTCCTCGTCGTCGGCTACGTCTCGGGCGACGCCGACGAGGGATCGATGACCGAGATCCTCGCCGGGATGGGTCAGTTCTCGATCTTTTTCATCCCGCTGATCGCCCTGATCGCCGGCTACATGGCCGTCGTCGGCGAGCGTCAGTCCGGCAGCCTTCGCGTCCTTCTTAGCTACCCGTTCTCGCGCTCGGACGTGCTCGTTGGCAAGGTCGTCGGCCGGAGCGTCGTCGTCGCGGCGGCCATCCTGGCCGGCTTCCTCGTCGTGACCGCCCTCGGCGTTCCGCTGGCCGGAGACTTCCCCGCGCTGACCCTCGCGCTCGTCACCCTCCTCACCGTCCTGCTGGGCGTGACGTTCACCGCCGTCGCCGTCGGCGTCTCCGCCGCGACGAAGACGCGGGGCACCGCGCTGGCCTGGGTCGTCGGCATTTTCTTCCTGCTCCTCGTAATGTGGGAGGCCGTCGCGGTCGGACTGTACTACCTCGTCCACGGCACCCGCCCGGGCCTGCAGGCCGAACCCTGGTACTTCCTGCTTCAGCAGGCGAACCCGCTCGAGGCGTTCCGCATCGCGCTCGGCGAGATCACCGACAGCTACGTCTGGCCGATGGTTCAACTCGGACTCGAGGACGTTCCGATGGGCGAGATCGATCCGGAGGCGCTCCAGACGGAATCGCGGGTCGAGGGCTCGCTCCCGTTCTACCTCCAGCCGTGGTTCTCCGTGCTGTCGTTTCTCGTCTGGATGGCTGTTCCACTCCTGATCGGCTATCGGCGGTTCCGCGCTGCAGATCTGGAGTGA
- a CDS encoding DUF7115 domain-containing protein, which produces MSVPAIVESSLGGAELVEQVPLGGDDELFVSSESTLLYRADGLLSDESVEEFPHDASRLSVSEGRRKARIELEYSIDGTREFKVPAGSVDTVVHPVVAGVLAGNGITNSGERVIQTFRFSELTVIVTSERLVKHIGSAVWDEDYEEFPYEDATGLTFESGSVATQVVVEVNGRQQRIKAPNEQAAVLRERLEQAVFAYHDVDSLDALYEKVGIDDDEETGSPTVDFGEGVDPLTTNAGSDEAAETEDAGAVPDVAVEPTEATTTESRATDGHATPNRDSTTEARTDEPEPTTEASTESARSFEGSGFEPATADADADVLERLDALETTIERQTAILERQQNTIEQLIEELRRGR; this is translated from the coding sequence ATGAGCGTACCCGCTATCGTGGAGTCGTCGCTCGGCGGGGCGGAACTCGTCGAACAGGTCCCGCTCGGTGGCGACGACGAACTGTTCGTCTCCTCCGAGAGCACGCTTCTCTACCGGGCTGACGGGCTGTTGAGCGACGAGTCCGTCGAGGAGTTCCCCCACGACGCCAGTCGACTCTCGGTCTCGGAAGGCCGACGGAAGGCGCGCATCGAACTCGAGTACTCGATCGACGGCACCAGGGAGTTCAAGGTCCCCGCCGGAAGCGTCGACACCGTCGTCCACCCCGTCGTCGCCGGCGTCCTCGCCGGAAACGGCATAACGAACTCCGGCGAGCGCGTCATCCAGACGTTTCGCTTTAGCGAACTCACCGTCATCGTCACCAGCGAGCGCCTGGTCAAGCACATCGGCAGCGCCGTCTGGGACGAAGACTACGAGGAGTTCCCCTACGAGGACGCCACCGGCCTCACCTTCGAATCGGGCAGCGTCGCCACGCAGGTCGTCGTCGAAGTGAACGGCCGCCAACAGCGGATCAAGGCGCCGAACGAGCAGGCGGCCGTGTTGAGAGAGCGCTTAGAACAGGCCGTCTTCGCCTACCACGACGTCGACTCGCTCGACGCGCTCTACGAGAAGGTCGGCATCGATGACGACGAGGAAACCGGCTCCCCGACCGTCGACTTCGGCGAGGGCGTCGATCCCCTGACGACGAACGCCGGATCGGACGAGGCGGCCGAAACCGAAGACGCCGGAGCGGTACCCGACGTCGCCGTCGAACCGACCGAGGCGACGACGACCGAGTCGCGCGCTACCGACGGTCACGCAACCCCCAATCGCGATTCGACTACCGAGGCGCGAACGGACGAGCCTGAACCGACGACGGAAGCGTCGACGGAGTCGGCTCGAAGCTTCGAGGGCAGCGGGTTCGAACCGGCGACGGCGGACGCCGACGCGGACGTCCTCGAACGACTCGACGCGCTGGAGACGACGATCGAACGACAGACGGCGATCTTAGAACGCCAGCAGAACACGATCGAACAGCTGATCGAAGAACTCCGTCGCGGTCGATAG
- a CDS encoding DUF5830 family protein, with protein sequence MDERVERGLALLARLEHESLDLARVIDRLEAISTDPAVIRTTLDTAETRGIIERDDATVRPKSSQYLRFGQDVIAKEGEFSCARCGSSLSTGYFMNLEAGEIGPYGSTCIRKVTGRE encoded by the coding sequence ATGGACGAACGGGTCGAACGCGGACTGGCGTTACTCGCTCGACTCGAACACGAGTCGCTCGATCTCGCGCGCGTCATCGATCGACTCGAAGCGATCTCGACGGATCCGGCCGTGATTCGAACGACGCTCGACACGGCAGAGACGCGCGGGATCATCGAACGGGACGACGCCACCGTCCGGCCCAAGAGCAGTCAGTACCTCCGATTCGGCCAGGACGTGATCGCGAAAGAGGGTGAGTTCTCGTGTGCGCGCTGTGGCTCGTCGCTGTCGACGGGCTACTTCATGAACCTGGAGGCCGGGGAGATCGGACCGTACGGTTCGACCTGCATCAGGAAGGTAACCGGACGAGAGTGA
- a CDS encoding TVP38/TMEM64 family protein codes for MRETGLRRVHLGFAVAIVAVAAGLLLSPAATTSVFAAIGDDPTLFGLAVALCYLLRPLFAWPTTPLAVIVGYGFGLTAGVPIAMVGVLVTVIPPFLVARWIADGTTTAEVERLPFGSVVTRAGDVVDRYFDATGPMRGVVISRLAPVPSDIATCAAAVSGVSMARFLAGTAIGELPWTIAAVFVGASAAAMTTDGIGSVGPLVVVACLFGAIVLLSGPLYQVITDADRYRTSH; via the coding sequence ATGAGAGAAACGGGGCTCCGTCGGGTCCACCTCGGTTTCGCCGTCGCCATCGTGGCGGTCGCCGCCGGACTCCTGCTCTCGCCGGCCGCGACGACCTCCGTCTTCGCCGCGATCGGCGACGATCCGACGCTGTTCGGACTCGCCGTCGCGCTGTGTTATCTCCTTCGCCCGCTGTTCGCGTGGCCGACGACGCCGCTCGCCGTCATCGTCGGCTACGGATTCGGCCTTACCGCCGGCGTTCCGATCGCGATGGTCGGCGTCCTCGTCACCGTCATCCCGCCGTTTCTCGTCGCGCGGTGGATCGCCGACGGTACGACGACGGCGGAGGTAGAACGACTCCCGTTCGGCTCGGTCGTCACGCGGGCCGGTGATGTCGTCGACCGGTACTTCGACGCCACCGGCCCGATGCGGGGGGTCGTAATCTCGCGGCTCGCACCCGTTCCCTCCGATATCGCGACCTGCGCGGCCGCGGTGAGCGGCGTCTCGATGGCCCGGTTTCTCGCGGGGACGGCGATCGGCGAACTCCCGTGGACGATCGCGGCCGTCTTCGTCGGCGCCTCCGCGGCGGCGATGACGACCGACGGCATCGGCTCGGTGGGGCCGCTGGTCGTCGTCGCCTGTCTGTTCGGCGCGATCGTGTTACTCTCCGGACCGCTCTACCAGGTGATCACTGACGCAGATCGTTACCGGACGTCGCACTAA
- a CDS encoding response regulator transcription factor, with amino-acid sequence MEAKPTILVVDDERDLADLYATWVADEYAVRTAYNGQSALDQADEDVDVLLLDRQMPDRSGDEVLSQIRARGLDCWVIMITAVDPGLDIVELEIDDYVTKPVTRSTLIRIVENLRVQSRYTDTGRRRLTSISNKMETLEDESQITDVEETDAYRELEADMKKLSDSLVDVAEDER; translated from the coding sequence ATGGAAGCGAAACCGACGATTCTGGTCGTCGACGACGAGCGCGACCTGGCCGATCTGTACGCGACCTGGGTTGCCGACGAGTACGCCGTCAGAACGGCGTATAACGGCCAGAGCGCACTGGATCAGGCGGACGAGGACGTCGACGTACTCTTGTTGGACCGCCAGATGCCCGACCGGAGCGGCGACGAAGTCCTCTCACAGATCAGGGCTCGCGGGCTCGATTGCTGGGTGATCATGATCACGGCCGTCGATCCGGGCCTGGATATCGTCGAACTCGAGATCGACGACTACGTGACGAAACCGGTGACCCGGTCGACGTTGATTCGGATCGTCGAGAACTTGCGGGTGCAATCTCGATACACCGATACTGGGCGTCGTCGACTCACGTCCATCTCGAACAAGATGGAGACGCTCGAAGACGAGAGCCAGATCACCGACGTTGAGGAGACCGACGCCTACCGCGAACTCGAAGCCGACATGAAGAAGTTGAGCGATTCGCTCGTCGACGTGGCCGAAGATGAACGTTAG
- a CDS encoding HVO_2523 family zinc finger protein → MGERAEPTERHVEVSGPPCPFCEAGMEKRHCKYVCPQHGVVYDCSDPFR, encoded by the coding sequence ATGGGTGAACGGGCAGAGCCGACCGAACGCCACGTCGAGGTGAGCGGCCCGCCCTGTCCGTTCTGCGAGGCGGGGATGGAAAAACGCCACTGTAAGTACGTCTGTCCCCAGCACGGCGTCGTCTACGACTGTTCTGACCCCTTCCGGTGA
- a CDS encoding DUF1328 family protein, translating into MLELAILFFVIALIAAALGAGGIAGMTMAIAKWLVLLFLVLAVISLLL; encoded by the coding sequence ATGCTCGAACTGGCAATCCTGTTCTTCGTCATTGCACTGATCGCTGCGGCCCTCGGCGCCGGCGGGATCGCGGGGATGACCATGGCCATCGCGAAGTGGCTGGTCCTGTTGTTCCTCGTCCTCGCCGTCATCTCACTGTTGCTCTGA
- a CDS encoding adenosylcobalamin-dependent ribonucleoside-diphosphate reductase: MSESERAVDEITLPVKRTEGETLEERMTANAYHNILPARYLRKDANGELTETQEDLFERVGKNIALAEAVYEAENQDVEITVTPEQLKPNHPRRDELAAEVFGPGTTVTDEAETTLTEHNVNKFAYDTIVPDLPSSVREHVEDVTETFIEGMSSLSFMPNSPTLMNAGDELQQLSACFVMSPDDDLSDIHETAKKAAEVFQSGGGVGYGFWQLRPYGDSVGSTGGIASGPITFMRTYDQLCETIAQGGTRRGAQMGIMRVSHPDVIEFIHAKNKDVSLAHTLRLNDPDDYTYTSFSEALEEARSLIDEEGRVPKHLRNAVEGHLSNFNISVGVTDGFMEALQNGEEFTFTNPRTEEPHVATEETEEMYGRYGLGEYVEVGEPLSIPAEVVWERIVEGAHENGEPGVIYLERVNKEHSFDVEKHPEHAIKATNPCGEQPLEEFEACNLGHINLSTLAAMDSPDWRVWADRHADEHATHEEAVAAFLEESIDFEEFDERIEYGTRFLENVVTMSDFPVEEIERTVRDMRKIGLGIMGLAQLYIQLGVRYGSDAGNEIARQLMTHINHEAKWTSHELAKERGSFNDWDDSKYANPTEYREWFEHQTGLDAERFPDGFPIRNHNVTTIAPTGTTSMVGNTTGGCEPIYNVAYYKNVTDDVQGDEMLVEFDDYFLRTLEANDVDVEAAKREAQQQMANNEFDGVEGLDTVPDAIGELFVITADLTAKDHAAVQCACQEGVDSAISKTVNAPNDSSLADAKEVFEWVYDHGGKGVTYYRDGTRSKQVLTTRADNAEFADEDEAAEVIVEQIRDVFGSLEAFFESDDVATVAEDELSSLLGGTIDYTEKRDRPDALQGVSQRIDTGYGKVYVTINEDPETGQPFELFANIGHSGGFTNSFTEALAKVISTALRSGVDPDEIVDELCGTRSPKVAWDKGEQIQSIPDAIGTAMRRYLDNEIDKPYPKQQTLEESADDAVTEPVAVDHEGPETDGGAATQDATQDLIDAGESPECPDCGTLSLYYSEGCKTCESCGWSEC; encoded by the coding sequence ATGAGTGAGTCAGAGCGCGCGGTAGACGAGATCACGTTGCCGGTAAAGCGGACCGAGGGCGAGACCCTCGAAGAACGCATGACGGCGAACGCCTATCACAACATCCTCCCGGCTCGGTACCTTCGAAAGGACGCAAACGGCGAACTCACCGAGACCCAGGAGGACCTCTTCGAACGCGTGGGCAAGAACATCGCCCTCGCGGAAGCCGTCTACGAAGCCGAAAACCAGGACGTCGAGATCACCGTGACCCCCGAGCAGCTCAAACCGAACCACCCCCGACGGGACGAGCTGGCCGCGGAGGTGTTCGGTCCGGGAACGACGGTCACGGACGAAGCGGAGACGACGCTCACCGAACACAACGTCAACAAGTTCGCCTACGATACGATCGTTCCGGACCTTCCGTCGTCGGTCCGCGAGCACGTCGAGGACGTCACCGAGACGTTCATCGAGGGCATGTCGAGCCTCTCGTTCATGCCGAACTCGCCGACGCTGATGAACGCCGGCGACGAACTCCAGCAGCTGTCGGCGTGTTTCGTTATGAGCCCTGACGACGACCTCTCGGACATCCACGAGACGGCCAAGAAAGCCGCCGAGGTTTTCCAGTCGGGCGGCGGGGTCGGCTACGGCTTCTGGCAGCTGCGTCCGTACGGCGACTCGGTCGGCTCGACGGGCGGCATCGCGTCGGGACCGATTACGTTCATGCGTACCTACGACCAGCTCTGTGAGACGATCGCTCAGGGCGGAACGCGTCGCGGCGCGCAGATGGGAATCATGCGCGTCAGCCACCCGGACGTCATCGAGTTCATCCACGCGAAGAACAAGGACGTCTCGCTCGCACACACGCTCCGACTGAACGACCCCGACGACTACACGTACACCTCCTTTTCCGAAGCGCTAGAGGAAGCGCGAAGCCTCATCGACGAGGAGGGCCGCGTCCCCAAACACCTTCGCAACGCCGTCGAGGGCCACCTCTCTAATTTCAACATCTCGGTCGGCGTCACCGACGGATTCATGGAGGCGCTGCAAAACGGCGAGGAGTTTACGTTTACCAACCCCCGGACAGAAGAACCGCACGTCGCGACCGAAGAGACCGAGGAGATGTACGGCCGGTACGGCCTCGGCGAGTACGTCGAGGTCGGCGAACCGCTCTCGATCCCCGCCGAGGTCGTCTGGGAGCGCATCGTCGAGGGCGCCCACGAGAACGGCGAACCCGGCGTGATCTACCTCGAACGGGTGAACAAAGAACACTCCTTCGACGTCGAGAAGCACCCAGAACATGCGATCAAAGCGACAAACCCCTGCGGTGAACAGCCGCTCGAAGAATTCGAGGCCTGTAACCTCGGCCACATCAACCTGAGCACCCTCGCGGCCATGGATTCGCCCGACTGGCGCGTCTGGGCGGATCGACACGCCGACGAGCACGCGACGCACGAGGAGGCCGTCGCGGCCTTCCTCGAGGAGTCGATCGACTTCGAGGAGTTCGACGAGCGCATCGAGTACGGCACGCGCTTTCTCGAAAACGTCGTCACCATGTCGGACTTCCCGGTCGAGGAGATCGAACGGACGGTCCGGGATATGCGCAAGATCGGGCTGGGCATCATGGGCCTCGCCCAGCTGTACATCCAGCTCGGGGTTCGCTACGGCTCCGACGCTGGCAACGAGATCGCCCGCCAGCTGATGACTCACATCAACCACGAGGCGAAGTGGACGAGCCACGAACTCGCGAAGGAACGCGGCTCGTTCAACGACTGGGACGATTCGAAGTACGCGAACCCGACCGAGTATCGCGAGTGGTTCGAACACCAGACGGGCCTCGACGCCGAGCGCTTCCCCGACGGCTTCCCGATTCGCAACCACAACGTGACGACGATCGCCCCGACGGGAACCACGTCGATGGTCGGCAACACCACCGGCGGCTGTGAGCCGATCTACAACGTCGCCTACTACAAGAACGTTACCGACGACGTCCAGGGCGACGAGATGCTCGTCGAGTTCGACGACTACTTCCTGCGCACGCTGGAGGCGAACGACGTCGACGTCGAGGCGGCAAAGCGCGAGGCTCAACAACAGATGGCGAACAACGAGTTCGACGGCGTCGAAGGGCTAGACACGGTTCCGGACGCCATCGGGGAACTGTTCGTCATCACCGCAGACCTCACGGCGAAAGACCACGCTGCGGTGCAGTGTGCCTGTCAGGAGGGCGTCGACAGCGCCATCTCGAAGACGGTCAACGCACCGAACGACTCCAGTCTGGCGGACGCGAAGGAGGTCTTCGAGTGGGTCTACGACCACGGCGGCAAGGGCGTCACCTACTACCGGGACGGCACCCGATCGAAGCAGGTGCTGACGACGCGCGCGGACAACGCCGAGTTCGCCGACGAGGACGAAGCGGCCGAGGTTATCGTCGAACAGATTCGCGATGTCTTCGGCAGCCTAGAGGCGTTCTTCGAGAGCGACGACGTCGCGACGGTCGCCGAGGACGAACTCTCTTCACTGCTCGGCGGGACGATCGATTACACCGAAAAGCGCGATCGACCCGACGCGCTTCAGGGTGTCAGCCAGCGCATCGACACCGGCTACGGGAAGGTCTACGTGACGATCAACGAGGACCCCGAAACCGGCCAGCCGTTCGAACTCTTCGCGAACATCGGTCACTCCGGCGGCTTCACCAACTCCTTCACCGAGGCGCTCGCGAAGGTCATCTCGACGGCGCTTCGAAGCGGCGTGGATCCGGACGAGATCGTCGACGAACTTTGCGGGACCCGTTCGCCGAAGGTCGCCTGGGACAAGGGCGAGCAGATCCAGTCGATCCCGGACGCGATCGGCACGGCGATGCGTCGCTACCTCGACAACGAGATCGACAAGCCGTACCCGAAACAGCAGACGCTAGAGGAGTCGGCTGACGACGCTGTCACCGAACCCGTGGCGGTCGACCACGAGGGGCCGGAGACCGACGGCGGCGCGGCCACCCAGGACGCCACGCAGGATCTGATCGACGCCGGCGAGTCGCCGGAGTGTCCGGACTGTGGAACGCTCTCGCTTTACTACTCGGAAGGCTGTAAGACCTGCGAGTCCTGCGGCTGGAGCGAGTGTTGA
- a CDS encoding amidohydrolase family protein produces the protein MTLPTVLEDADGPRAIDTHAHQPTSEFLHDAGGEMMRDAADRFGADLETDTYENMIAEYREAGVGRAVLLGWDAETNTGNPPVPNDYVAEVRDDHEDFFIGFGSVDPLKDDCVEEAIRCVEDLDLVGFKFQQIAQGFDPSDPEHEELWATIADLGVPVVFHGGNSTLGACSAGGRGLKIKYGNPMLIDDVAADHPDLQILIAHPAFPWEREQLAICQQKGNVYMDLSGWMPRYIDEQVIHYAKSLLKDKVMFGTDYPMLEPEPWLSQFAELDLPEDVQRKILWENAEDFFGLS, from the coding sequence ATGACACTGCCGACGGTGCTCGAAGACGCGGACGGGCCGCGGGCGATCGACACGCACGCACACCAGCCGACGAGCGAGTTTTTACACGACGCGGGCGGCGAGATGATGCGCGACGCCGCCGATCGGTTCGGCGCCGATCTCGAGACGGACACCTACGAGAACATGATCGCGGAGTACCGCGAGGCTGGCGTCGGTCGCGCGGTGTTGCTCGGGTGGGACGCAGAAACCAACACCGGCAACCCGCCGGTTCCGAACGACTACGTCGCGGAGGTCCGCGACGACCACGAGGACTTCTTCATCGGCTTTGGCTCCGTCGACCCCCTGAAAGACGACTGCGTCGAGGAGGCGATTCGGTGCGTCGAGGACCTCGATCTCGTCGGCTTCAAGTTCCAGCAGATCGCCCAGGGCTTCGATCCGTCGGACCCAGAACACGAGGAGCTGTGGGCGACGATCGCGGACCTCGGCGTCCCCGTCGTCTTCCACGGGGGTAACTCGACGCTCGGTGCGTGTTCGGCCGGCGGTCGCGGCCTCAAGATCAAGTACGGCAATCCGATGCTGATCGACGACGTGGCGGCCGACCACCCCGACTTGCAGATACTAATCGCTCACCCCGCCTTCCCCTGGGAACGTGAGCAACTCGCCATCTGCCAGCAGAAGGGCAACGTCTACATGGACCTCTCGGGGTGGATGCCCCGCTACATCGACGAGCAGGTGATCCACTACGCGAAGAGTCTGTTGAAAGACAAGGTCATGTTCGGCACCGACTACCCGATGTTAGAACCCGAACCGTGGCTCTCGCAGTTCGCGGAACTGGATCTCCCCGAGGACGTCCAGCGAAAGATTCTCTGGGAGAACGCCGAGGACTTCTTCGGCTTGTCGTAA
- a CDS encoding PQQ-binding-like beta-propeller repeat protein: MSRSRSCTPSTRTPERSVGKAYGSGSIGLEEPLLPVVADDVVCFPHAEHVWDLHSGDVVGDLPREFRYPVLFEGELYGLSDGADGTVLVSYEWETMEQRWIYEPEERVSAGWPVVIDDVVVVNGQPEGMLGIDRETGDKLWRTRPWDDYLGSLTRVATNGVVYVVHEGGAVTALDPTDGSIEWQLRTDEMEWTAISGCALADDLLVSVGSGGTLFGIS, from the coding sequence GTGAGCCGGTCCCGCAGCTGTACGCCCTCGACGCGGACTCCGGAGAGATCCGTTGGGAAGGCGTACGGGAGTGGATCAATCGGTCTCGAAGAACCCCTGCTCCCGGTCGTCGCCGACGACGTCGTCTGCTTTCCGCACGCCGAACATGTTTGGGACCTCCACAGCGGTGACGTGGTTGGTGACCTGCCCCGAGAGTTCAGATATCCGGTCCTGTTCGAAGGGGAGCTCTACGGGCTATCGGACGGAGCGGACGGCACGGTCCTGGTTTCCTACGAGTGGGAGACTATGGAGCAACGCTGGATCTACGAACCCGAAGAGCGCGTCAGCGCCGGGTGGCCCGTCGTCATCGACGATGTCGTGGTCGTCAACGGACAACCGGAGGGAATGCTCGGTATCGATCGCGAAACGGGAGACAAACTGTGGCGAACCCGCCCGTGGGACGACTATCTCGGATCGTTGACCCGAGTGGCGACGAACGGCGTCGTCTACGTCGTCCACGAGGGCGGTGCCGTGACGGCACTCGATCCGACGGACGGGTCGATCGAGTGGCAACTCCGAACCGACGAGATGGAGTGGACGGCGATATCGGGCTGCGCGCTGGCTGATGACCTCCTCGTTTCGGTCGGGAGCGGCGGCACGCTGTTTGGCATCTCGTAA